ATGCCGATCATCACCGCCCGGGCCAGCGCGCCGGTTTCCTCCTCATGTCGTTCCGTCTGCATATAGGCCCGATGCCGGGGCTCCGGCCAGTGCCGTGTCTCTGAGGGAGGGGTCAGGCCTTCCACCGCCACCGCCACCGCTGCGACCAGGTCCGTGGCGATGAGCCGCTCCACCGCGTATGCTCCATCTACCCCGCAAGTGGTAGGGACGGGAACCGCCGGCAGGTCGCCTTCTCGTTGCAGGAGACCGCTCTCCCTGAGCGCCTGCCGGCGCTCCTGGCGTGCAGCCCGGAGGGCCCGGAGCTCTTCCCCTACGCGATGGCTGAGCGTGCCGGATTGCTCGAGGAGCTCCTCCACCAGGCCCGCCGGGAGCTCTGCGAAAGGCCGCTCCGCCTCCGGGATCATCGTCTTTATCCTCCTTCGTCCACGATCAGGAGATCCAGCAGGCGCTCCGGCTCCCACGCACGCCATCTGTCCACCCGACCCGCCCGGGGCAGCAGCCAGCGCTCCCGCCAGTAAGCGGCCAGATCCGCAAAGGGGAGATCTCGATACAGGGGCTCCGCCACCCGCCCCTCCATGTAGTCCTCCAGGTTGTGGATCAGCGGGAAAAGAAAGGCCTCCCGACGGAGCGCGTGGCGCAGGAGAGCGCGAGGAAGCCCCAATCGTTCCAGCGCCCGCACGCAGGTCTGCCACTTGATCCGCGGCCCTACCCCGTAGCCGCCTTTCGTGGAAACCCCCTGAGCCTCCAGAAACCCGCGAAAGAGCGGATACAGGACCTCCAGATGAAAGGTCCCATAGCCTTCGGTGTAACCCAGGGAAACCGCGATCGGCTCGCCGCGATATTGAAGGCGGTTATACAGGCTGGACCGCCCGAAGGCGCTGGTCGTCGTCAGCGCCACCAGATGCGCCGGCAGGATCCGTCCCTCGATCTCCGTCCGACGGCCGCCGTATTTCCTCTGATAGGCCCGGCGCACCTCGTTCGAGGCCGCGGCCAGGGCGACCAGTTTCCCACCCAGGAGATCGCTATACGGCGGCACCGCCCCCAGGGTCTGGATGTCCATGGTCTGATTGACCAGCTCCACCTTGCGCCCGGGCGGATACCGGAAACGCCGATCGCGAGGGGGAAAGGAGAGGGGAGGGGACTGGAGCGCCAGGATGCCGATGAGGAAAGGATGTCCGGACGGCGTGCGGTTGCCCTCATCCAGGATCAGGAAGCGCAACCTTCTGCCATAGCCTTTCGAATAGGGAAGGGACCAGGTGAGGCGGGCCAGGCGGAAGAGACCCGCCTGCCACGGTTCGGCCACCTCCACCAGGACCGGGCGGATCCGTTCCGGGATGACCTGGTCTCCTCGGGCGAAATGGGGGGAGAGCCTCGGCCAGGCCCAGCGGATCCATTCCTGATGCCCACGGAGGATGAAGCAGCGCGCTTCCGCATGCAGCCGGCGCAGGGCATCTTTCCCATCCGGCGCCCGCAGCGTGAGGAGGCCCCGACTCCCGGCATCCACCTCAAACCCCAGCGACCTCAGATGCTCCAGCACCCGGGCCCGCAAGCGATCCCCAGGATCGCTCATCGCCCGCCTCTCTTCCACAACCGATTCGATCGGAGCGTAGCCGCGCTGACCCCTGCCCGCCCTCTGCGTGGTTTGTCTCTATTCTCCTCCCTCTCCATTCCATGGGGCAATTCAAAGCGGAAAGAGGTGCGGCGCGCTTCACGACAAGGCCCGGGAACGCGGGAGGGGGAGCGCCCAGGTGCCTTCGCCGCTCACCCGCAGGTCCTTGCGCTGGAACCACCACCCCGCCAGCAGGAGGAAGACCAGCGAGGCGATCAGCAACCCCACGAGCCAGTCCACCCGCAGGGAACGGACGGCCTCTCCCCCCTGATAGTATGTGAAAGGCGAAAGGCGGGCCAGAGGCTCCAGCCGCTCATCTAGCCGGGCCAGCGCGGTCAGGAAGAACCCCGCAACCAGCAACGTCCCCGCCACCGCCGCCGCGACCCGCCGGGAGGGCAGCGCCAGGCTGAGCCACAAGGACAAGCTCCCGAACAGCCACAGCAGCGCGAACATCGTAAGAAAAGGCATTAGCATCTCCCACGGCCCCAGGCCCAGATGCCGGGAGAGCGGCCGCGCGAGGATCAGGCCCAAATACGAGAGCCCCAGGATCCCCCCGGTGGCCACCAGGAAGGCCAGGACGCGGGCGGCGAAGAACGCCCACCGGCTCACCGGCTGCCCGAGGAGCAGATCCAGCTGTCCTCCCTCCTCCAAGCCGGCGATCAGGGCGCTGCCGGCGAGGATGGCGAAAAACCCCAAAAAGAGCGGCAGCCAGGAGAAGAACTGCGCGTGTAGATACGTCGCCGGATCCGCGATGTCCTGGATCTCCCCGAAGAAGACCAGCAGCTCCCGGGGATAGGCCCGCAGCAGCTCCTCCCACTGGGCCCGCTGCTCGAAGATCGTGTCATAGAAGGGGATGAGATAGCCCCCCAACAACCCCAACCCCAGCCCCCAGCCCACCATCGCCCAGCGGAATCCGGACAGCGTGTAACGAAAGACCGCTTTCATGGATGGGCCTCCGAAGACGCAGGGGAAGGCTCATAATACGCCAGGAAGATCTCCTCCAGGCTCGGGCGCTCGGTCTCCAGATCCCGGATCGGGAAGGCCGCCAGGGCCTTGATCAGGGGATCCATCCGCCCCTCTACCTGCAGCAGGAGCTC
This sequence is a window from Thermoflexus sp.. Protein-coding genes within it:
- a CDS encoding Druantia anti-phage system protein DruA, with product MSDPGDRLRARVLEHLRSLGFEVDAGSRGLLTLRAPDGKDALRRLHAEARCFILRGHQEWIRWAWPRLSPHFARGDQVIPERIRPVLVEVAEPWQAGLFRLARLTWSLPYSKGYGRRLRFLILDEGNRTPSGHPFLIGILALQSPPLSFPPRDRRFRYPPGRKVELVNQTMDIQTLGAVPPYSDLLGGKLVALAAASNEVRRAYQRKYGGRRTEIEGRILPAHLVALTTTSAFGRSSLYNRLQYRGEPIAVSLGYTEGYGTFHLEVLYPLFRGFLEAQGVSTKGGYGVGPRIKWQTCVRALERLGLPRALLRHALRREAFLFPLIHNLEDYMEGRVAEPLYRDLPFADLAAYWRERWLLPRAGRVDRWRAWEPERLLDLLIVDEGG
- a CDS encoding ABC transporter permease subunit, with translation MKAVFRYTLSGFRWAMVGWGLGLGLLGGYLIPFYDTIFEQRAQWEELLRAYPRELLVFFGEIQDIADPATYLHAQFFSWLPLFLGFFAILAGSALIAGLEEGGQLDLLLGQPVSRWAFFAARVLAFLVATGGILGLSYLGLILARPLSRHLGLGPWEMLMPFLTMFALLWLFGSLSLWLSLALPSRRVAAAVAGTLLVAGFFLTALARLDERLEPLARLSPFTYYQGGEAVRSLRVDWLVGLLIASLVFLLLAGWWFQRKDLRVSGEGTWALPLPRSRALS